Proteins encoded together in one Bacteroides ovatus window:
- a CDS encoding 4Fe-4S dicluster domain-containing protein produces the protein MAFTNNIMIVRHKLLADLVRLWKNDELVEKIDRLPIELSPRKSKPLGRCCVHKERAVWRYKTFPLMGLDMTDEHDEVTPLSEYARLALSRPEPDKENIMCVIDEACSSCVQINYEITNLCRGCVARSCYMNCPKDAIRFKKNGQAMIDHDTCVSCGICHKSCPYHAIVYIPVPCEESCPVKAISKDEHGIEHIDESKCIYCGKCMNACPFGAIFEISQTFDVLQRIRKGEKMVAIIAPSILGQFKTSIGQVYGAFKEIGFTDVIEVAEGAMSTTSNEAHELLEKLEEGQKFMTTSCCPSYIELVEKHIPDMKPYVSTTGSPMYYAARIAKEKHPDAKIVFVGPCVAKRKEVRRDEAVDYILTFEEIGSILDGLGIQLEQMQEFSVLHTSVREAHGFAQAGGVMGAVKAYLKEEAEKINAIQVSDINKKNIALLRACAKTGKAAGQFIEVMACEGGCITGPSTHNDIVSGRRQLAQELLKRKESYETMDR, from the coding sequence ATGGCATTTACGAATAATATTATGATTGTCCGGCATAAACTGCTGGCAGACCTTGTTAGACTCTGGAAAAACGACGAATTAGTGGAAAAGATAGACCGGCTTCCGATTGAGTTGAGTCCACGAAAATCGAAACCCCTAGGACGGTGTTGCGTACATAAAGAACGCGCAGTGTGGAGATACAAGACTTTTCCCCTGATGGGACTGGATATGACAGACGAACACGACGAAGTTACCCCACTTTCCGAATATGCACGATTGGCATTGAGTCGTCCCGAACCAGACAAGGAAAATATCATGTGCGTCATCGACGAGGCCTGTTCTTCCTGTGTACAGATCAATTATGAAATAACCAACCTTTGTCGCGGATGCGTGGCACGTAGTTGTTACATGAACTGCCCTAAAGATGCGATACGTTTCAAGAAAAACGGTCAGGCAATGATTGACCATGACACATGTGTCAGTTGCGGTATTTGTCACAAGAGTTGTCCTTATCACGCTATTGTATACATTCCCGTACCTTGTGAAGAGTCTTGTCCGGTAAAAGCTATCAGCAAAGATGAACACGGCATAGAGCACATTGATGAAAGCAAGTGTATCTACTGTGGAAAATGCATGAATGCTTGTCCGTTCGGGGCTATCTTCGAAATCTCGCAAACATTCGATGTATTGCAGCGCATCCGTAAAGGGGAAAAGATGGTCGCCATCATCGCCCCGTCTATTTTGGGACAGTTTAAAACTTCTATCGGACAAGTGTACGGTGCTTTCAAGGAAATTGGATTTACCGATGTGATCGAAGTGGCCGAAGGTGCCATGTCAACCACTAGCAATGAAGCCCACGAATTGTTGGAGAAGCTGGAAGAGGGACAGAAGTTTATGACTACTTCCTGTTGTCCTTCTTATATCGAATTGGTAGAGAAACATATTCCGGATATGAAACCTTATGTTTCTACCACCGGATCACCAATGTACTACGCTGCACGGATTGCCAAAGAGAAGCATCCGGATGCTAAGATTGTATTTGTCGGTCCTTGTGTGGCAAAACGAAAAGAAGTACGCCGCGATGAAGCCGTGGATTATATCCTGACGTTCGAAGAAATCGGTTCGATTCTCGACGGGTTGGGTATTCAGCTGGAACAAATGCAGGAGTTCTCCGTATTGCATACTTCCGTTCGCGAAGCACACGGATTTGCACAGGCAGGTGGTGTGATGGGAGCTGTCAAAGCTTATTTGAAAGAAGAAGCGGAGAAAATTAATGCGATACAAGTGTCGGACATCAATAAAAAGAATATCGCTCTGCTGCGTGCCTGCGCCAAAACAGGAAAGGCTGCCGGACAATTTATTGAAGTGATGGCATGCGAAGGAGGATGTATCACCGGACCGAGTACGCATAACGACATTGTTTCGGGACGTCGCCAACTGGCACAAGAGCTGCTCAAACGGAAAGAGAGCTATGAAACAATGGATCGATAA
- a CDS encoding DUF5039 family protein has protein sequence MKTVLWSMLCLFLSGWGSMQAVLAQDLKEMEKNLSAINEELSQKTKEYSWQLAAAYADYCEANNKYISWNDLPYLQQVVEYERPASLETYRLEHKANKEELDKFLNTYKEYKDLVKKQKEAVTKEEKDAVSTAFSAFWKKLRSEENAYKDLYYAERKAVCKYRSEALRYAIAYYKEKKQEIPTSYIKYTERSYLLQKGSALELLQKEISALESVQREIIQNITRAKYGLSETGENKREKIFD, from the coding sequence ATGAAAACAGTTTTATGGAGTATGCTTTGTTTGTTTCTCTCCGGATGGGGAAGTATGCAAGCGGTATTAGCACAGGACTTGAAAGAGATGGAAAAGAACTTGTCCGCCATCAACGAGGAATTGAGTCAAAAGACAAAAGAATATAGTTGGCAGCTTGCAGCTGCTTACGCAGATTATTGTGAAGCAAACAATAAATATATAAGTTGGAATGATTTGCCTTATCTGCAACAGGTTGTCGAATATGAGCGTCCTGCTTCTTTGGAGACTTATCGTCTGGAACATAAAGCCAATAAAGAGGAACTGGATAAGTTTTTAAATACATACAAAGAATATAAAGATCTGGTGAAGAAGCAAAAAGAAGCGGTAACCAAGGAAGAGAAAGATGCTGTATCAACAGCCTTTTCTGCATTCTGGAAAAAGTTGAGAAGTGAAGAGAATGCTTATAAAGATTTGTACTATGCCGAACGAAAGGCTGTCTGCAAATATAGATCGGAAGCTTTGCGATATGCGATTGCCTATTATAAAGAAAAGAAGCAGGAGATTCCGACTTCTTATATAAAATATACTGAACGGTCTTATTTATTGCAGAAAGGTTCTGCCTTGGAGTTATTACAAAAAGAAATAAGTGCATTGGAAAGTGTACAGAGAGAGATAATTCAGAATATAACGAGGGCAAAGTATGGGTTGAGTGAAACCGGAGAAAATAAAAGAGAGAAGATATTTGATTGA
- a CDS encoding co-chaperone GroES: MNIKPLADRVLILPAPAEEKTIGGIIIPDTAKEKPLKGEVVAIGHGTKDEEMVLKVGDTVLYGKYAGTELDVEGTKYLIMRQSDVLAVLG; this comes from the coding sequence ATGAACATTAAACCATTAGCAGACAGAGTGCTTATCCTCCCTGCACCTGCAGAAGAAAAAACAATTGGTGGTATCATTATCCCTGATACAGCAAAAGAAAAACCTTTGAAGGGTGAAGTTGTGGCAATAGGTCACGGTACGAAAGACGAAGAAATGGTATTGAAAGTAGGCGATACAGTTCTTTATGGTAAATATGCCGGAACAGAACTTGACGTTGAAGGTACTAAATATCTGATTATGCGTCAGAGCGATGTTCTCGCTGTTTTGGGTTAA
- the hydG gene encoding [FeFe] hydrogenase H-cluster radical SAM maturase HydG yields the protein MIYQKDSSKAEEFIHHEEILDTLEYAQNNKDNRVLIEQLIEKAALCKGLTHREAAILLECNQPDLIERIFHLAKEIKQKFYGNRIVMFAPLYLSNYCVNGCLYCPYHAKNKTIARKKLTQEEIRREVIALQDMGHKRLALEAGEHPSLNPIEYILESIQTIYSIKHKNGAIRRVNVNIAATTVENYRRLKEAGIGTYILFQETYHKDNYEALHPTGPKSNYAYHTEAMDRAMEGGIDDVGIGVLFGLNTYRYDFIGLLMHAEHLEAKFGVGPHTISVPRICSADDINAGDFPNSISDEIFSKIVAVIRIAVPYTGMIISTRESQESRKKVLELGISQISGGSRTSVGGYAETELPDHNSAQFDVSDTRTLDEVVNWLLELGYIPSFCTACYREGRTGDRFMSLVKSGQIANCCGPNALMTLKEYLEDYASEDTRQKGLKLILKETDRIPNPKIREIAIRNLKAIAAGQRDFRF from the coding sequence ATGATATACCAAAAAGATTCATCAAAAGCAGAAGAGTTTATCCATCATGAGGAGATTCTGGATACGCTGGAATATGCGCAGAACAATAAGGATAACCGTGTCCTGATTGAACAACTGATTGAAAAGGCTGCTCTGTGCAAGGGACTAACGCACCGGGAAGCGGCTATTCTGCTGGAATGTAACCAACCTGACCTGATAGAACGTATCTTTCATCTCGCCAAAGAAATCAAACAGAAGTTTTATGGCAACCGTATCGTCATGTTCGCACCACTTTATTTGTCGAACTATTGCGTAAATGGTTGCCTATATTGTCCGTATCATGCTAAAAATAAAACGATTGCACGCAAGAAACTGACGCAGGAGGAAATTCGCCGGGAAGTAATTGCTTTGCAGGACATGGGACATAAGCGGCTCGCTCTTGAAGCAGGGGAGCATCCGTCACTAAATCCGATAGAATATATTCTGGAATCTATTCAGACGATTTACAGTATCAAACATAAAAACGGAGCTATCCGCCGCGTAAACGTAAATATCGCAGCTACTACAGTAGAAAATTATCGTCGATTAAAAGAGGCAGGTATCGGTACGTATATCTTATTCCAGGAGACTTATCACAAGGACAACTACGAAGCACTTCATCCCACCGGTCCGAAAAGCAATTATGCCTATCACACCGAAGCGATGGACCGTGCCATGGAAGGGGGAATCGATGATGTAGGTATTGGTGTGCTTTTCGGTTTGAATACTTATCGGTATGATTTTATCGGATTGTTAATGCATGCCGAACATCTGGAAGCCAAATTCGGTGTAGGTCCCCATACAATCAGTGTGCCGCGTATCTGTTCGGCGGATGACATTAATGCCGGAGATTTTCCGAATTCAATTTCCGATGAGATATTCAGTAAGATTGTAGCTGTTATCCGAATTGCCGTTCCTTATACTGGAATGATTATTTCCACACGTGAATCACAAGAATCGCGCAAGAAGGTACTCGAATTGGGTATCTCACAAATCAGCGGCGGCTCACGTACCAGTGTAGGCGGATATGCTGAAACGGAATTACCCGATCATAATTCCGCGCAATTTGACGTAAGCGATACCCGGACATTAGACGAAGTGGTCAACTGGTTGCTCGAACTCGGATATATCCCCAGCTTCTGTACTGCCTGTTACCGGGAAGGACGGACAGGCGACCGTTTCATGTCATTAGTGAAATCCGGTCAGATAGCCAACTGTTGCGGCCCCAATGCCCTGATGACTCTGAAAGAGTATCTGGAAGATTATGCTTCCGAAGATACCCGTCAGAAAGGATTGAAATTGATTCTAAAAGAAACAGACCGAATCCCCAACCCCAAAATCAGGGAAATAGCTATCCGAAACCTCAAAGCCATAGCCGCAGGGCAAAGAGATTTTAGATTTTAA
- the groL gene encoding chaperonin GroEL (60 kDa chaperone family; promotes refolding of misfolded polypeptides especially under stressful conditions; forms two stacked rings of heptamers to form a barrel-shaped 14mer; ends can be capped by GroES; misfolded proteins enter the barrel where they are refolded when GroES binds): MAKEILFNIDARDQLKKGVDALANAVKVTLGPKGRNVIIEKKFGAPHITKDGVTVAKEIELADAYQNTGAQLVKEVASKTGDDAGDGTTTATVLAQAIVAEGLKNVTAGASPMDIKRGIDKAVAKVVESIKDQAETVGDNYDKIEQVATVSANNDPVIGKLIADAMRKVSKDGVITIEEAKGTDTTIGVVEGMQFDRGYLSAYFVTNTEKMECEMEKPYILIYDKKISNLKDFLPILEPAVQTGRPLLVIAEDVDSEALTTLVVNRLRSQLKICAVKAPGFGDRRKEMLEDIAILTGGVVISEEKGLKLEQATIEMLGTADKVTVTKDYTTVVNGAGNKDSIKERCEQIKAQIVATKSDYDREKLQERLAKLSGGVAVLYVGAASEVEMKEKKDRVDDALRATRAAIEEGIIPGGGVAYIRAIDSLEGMKGDNADETTGIGIIKRAIEEPLREIVANAGKEGAVVVQKVREGKGDFGYNARTDVYENLHAAGVVDPAKVARVALENAASIAGMFLTTECVIVEKKEDKPEMPMGAPGMGGMGGMM, from the coding sequence ATGGCAAAAGAAATATTATTCAATATCGATGCCCGTGACCAATTGAAAAAAGGTGTCGATGCTTTGGCAAATGCAGTAAAAGTAACTCTGGGCCCGAAAGGACGTAACGTTATCATTGAGAAGAAATTCGGTGCTCCGCACATCACAAAAGACGGTGTGACAGTAGCAAAAGAAATCGAATTGGCAGATGCTTACCAGAACACTGGTGCACAGTTGGTAAAAGAAGTTGCTTCTAAGACAGGTGACGATGCCGGTGACGGTACAACTACTGCAACCGTTCTTGCACAAGCTATCGTAGCTGAAGGTTTGAAGAACGTAACTGCCGGTGCTAGCCCGATGGATATCAAACGTGGTATCGACAAGGCCGTTGCCAAAGTGGTAGAATCAATCAAGGATCAGGCTGAAACTGTAGGTGACAACTATGACAAGATTGAACAGGTTGCCACTGTATCTGCAAACAACGATCCGGTAATCGGTAAATTGATTGCTGACGCTATGCGTAAAGTTTCTAAAGACGGTGTGATTACTATCGAAGAAGCAAAAGGAACAGACACTACTATCGGTGTAGTAGAAGGTATGCAGTTCGACCGTGGTTATTTGTCTGCTTACTTCGTGACAAATACGGAAAAGATGGAATGTGAGATGGAGAAACCTTACATCCTGATCTATGACAAGAAGATTTCTAACCTGAAAGATTTCTTGCCTATCCTCGAACCTGCTGTACAGACTGGTCGTCCTTTGTTGGTAATTGCAGAAGATGTAGATAGCGAAGCATTGACTACATTGGTAGTAAACCGTCTGCGTTCTCAATTGAAGATCTGTGCTGTGAAAGCTCCGGGCTTCGGTGACCGTCGTAAAGAAATGCTGGAAGATATCGCTATCCTGACAGGTGGTGTTGTTATCAGCGAAGAAAAAGGTTTGAAACTGGAACAGGCTACCATCGAAATGTTGGGTACTGCTGACAAAGTTACAGTTACTAAAGACTATACAACTGTTGTAAACGGTGCAGGTAACAAAGACAGCATCAAGGAACGTTGCGAACAGATCAAAGCACAAATTGTAGCAACTAAGTCTGACTATGACCGTGAGAAATTGCAGGAACGTCTGGCTAAATTGTCAGGTGGTGTAGCTGTTCTCTATGTAGGTGCTGCTTCTGAAGTAGAAATGAAAGAAAAGAAAGACCGTGTGGACGATGCTTTGCGTGCAACTCGTGCTGCTATCGAAGAAGGTATCATCCCGGGTGGTGGTGTAGCTTATATCCGTGCTATTGATTCTTTGGAAGGAATGAAGGGTGATAATGCTGATGAAACAACTGGTATTGGTATCATCAAACGTGCCATCGAAGAACCGCTTCGCGAGATTGTTGCTAACGCTGGTAAAGAAGGTGCAGTAGTTGTTCAGAAAGTACGTGAAGGAAAAGGTGATTTCGGTTACAATGCCCGCACGGACGTTTACGAAAACTTGCACGCTGCCGGTGTAGTAGATCCTGCTAAGGTTGCTCGTGTAGCTTTGGAAAATGCAGCTTCTATCGCTGGTATGTTCCTGACTACTGAATGTGTAATTGTAGAAAAGAAGGAAGATAAGCCAGAAATGCCGATGGGCGCTCCCGGAATGGGAGGCATGGGCGGAATGATGTAA
- a CDS encoding L,D-transpeptidase, with translation MHCINNMNGIASGLIIASCVFYSCTSRTGEISPVHEQQTDSLSQDTIVQPEVKPVNKKLTAEQIEISKDLLYDQYTLEDTYPYKDTTRQFQWDKIKERLALLENIQLQPSTWAILQNYKNRNGEAPLVRSFKRNAYGRVADTLGIERYQSVPLYLLTDTLVPERYGQDGELTRFIEDGEKFIKAEPMFTGDEWMIPKKYVKVIGDTIVFNKAVFVDRHNQNIASLERSGKGQWVVRSMNPSTTGRHLPPYAQETPLGMFVLQEKKVKMVFLKDGSKETGGYAPYASRFTDGAYIHGVPVNAPRKTQIEYSPSLGTTPRSHMCVRNATSHAKFIYDWAPVNETIIFVLE, from the coding sequence ATGCACTGTATAAATAATATGAATGGAATAGCATCCGGCCTCATCATCGCCTCTTGCGTCTTCTACTCCTGCACTTCGCGTACAGGAGAGATTTCTCCTGTACACGAACAACAAACAGACTCGCTGTCACAGGATACAATAGTTCAACCCGAGGTTAAACCTGTTAATAAAAAACTCACGGCAGAGCAGATAGAAATCTCCAAAGATTTATTGTATGACCAATACACATTGGAAGATACCTATCCTTATAAAGACACTACCCGGCAGTTTCAGTGGGATAAAATCAAAGAACGGCTGGCATTACTCGAAAATATACAGTTGCAGCCTTCCACCTGGGCCATTCTCCAGAATTACAAAAACAGAAATGGAGAAGCACCACTTGTGAGAAGTTTCAAAAGAAACGCTTACGGACGGGTGGCAGATACTCTTGGCATAGAACGTTACCAATCCGTTCCGCTTTATCTATTGACTGACACATTAGTACCCGAACGTTACGGACAGGATGGGGAATTAACCCGTTTTATCGAAGATGGAGAGAAATTCATAAAAGCAGAGCCTATGTTTACCGGAGATGAGTGGATGATTCCTAAAAAATATGTCAAAGTAATCGGAGATACGATTGTTTTTAACAAAGCTGTTTTCGTAGACCGCCACAATCAGAATATCGCTTCTCTTGAACGTAGCGGAAAAGGGCAATGGGTGGTTCGCAGTATGAATCCTTCCACTACGGGACGTCATCTGCCCCCGTATGCACAGGAAACTCCTTTAGGAATGTTTGTTTTACAGGAAAAGAAAGTAAAAATGGTATTTCTAAAAGACGGCTCGAAAGAAACGGGAGGTTATGCTCCTTATGCGAGTCGTTTCACGGACGGGGCCTATATTCACGGAGTACCGGTCAATGCTCCCCGCAAGACGCAGATAGAATATAGTCCGTCGTTGGGAACTACTCCACGCTCACACATGTGCGTGCGGAATGCAACTTCCCATGCCAAGTTTATCTATGACTGGGCCCCCGTAAATGAAACTATTATTTTTGTATTGGAATAA
- the hydF gene encoding [FeFe] hydrogenase H-cluster maturation GTPase HydF gives MSLTDTPNASRLHIALFGRRNSGKSSLINALTGQDTALVSDTPGTTTDLVSKAMEIQGIGPCLFIDTPGFDDEGELGELRISRTLKAIEKTDIALLLCGDTTFSHEKEMLTLLKEKNIPVIPVLNKIDIRENSDSLATYIEEEYKIRPLLISAKEKTGIEQIRQAILEKLPSDFGQQSITGELVTENDLVLLVMPQDIQAPKGRLILPQVQTIRELLDKKCLVVTCTTDKFPATLQALARLPKLIITDSQVFKTIYEQKPEESELTSFSVLFAGYKGDIHYYVESATAIERLTESSRVLIAEACTHAPLSEDIGRVKLPRLLRKRIGENLQIDMVAGTDFPQDLTPYSLVIHCGACMFNRKYVLSRIERAREQHIPMTNYGVAIAFLNGILDQIKY, from the coding sequence ATGAGCTTAACAGATACTCCAAATGCAAGCAGACTTCATATAGCCCTTTTCGGTAGACGGAACAGTGGTAAATCTTCTCTTATCAATGCATTGACAGGACAGGATACCGCCCTCGTTTCAGATACTCCGGGAACGACTACCGACCTTGTATCCAAAGCTATGGAAATTCAAGGTATTGGTCCGTGTTTGTTTATAGATACTCCGGGGTTCGATGATGAGGGAGAACTTGGAGAGCTGCGTATCAGCCGGACTTTAAAGGCTATTGAGAAAACAGATATTGCATTGCTGCTATGTGGAGATACTACCTTTTCTCATGAAAAAGAGATGCTGACACTATTGAAAGAGAAGAATATCCCTGTCATTCCGGTATTGAATAAAATAGATATACGAGAGAACAGTGATAGCTTAGCCACATACATTGAGGAAGAATATAAAATACGCCCATTACTTATCAGCGCCAAAGAAAAGACAGGAATTGAACAGATCCGGCAAGCCATTCTCGAAAAGCTGCCCTCGGACTTCGGTCAACAGAGTATCACCGGGGAACTTGTGACAGAAAACGACCTTGTACTTCTGGTTATGCCGCAGGATATTCAAGCTCCAAAAGGCAGACTGATTTTACCACAAGTGCAGACTATCCGTGAATTGTTGGACAAGAAATGTCTCGTAGTGACTTGTACTACTGACAAGTTTCCGGCAACCCTGCAAGCTCTTGCCCGTCTTCCAAAATTAATCATCACCGATTCACAGGTCTTCAAAACGATTTATGAACAGAAGCCAGAGGAAAGTGAACTAACCTCTTTCTCTGTGCTTTTCGCAGGATATAAGGGGGATATTCACTATTATGTAGAAAGTGCAACTGCGATTGAAAGGCTGACGGAATCGTCACGTGTACTAATAGCGGAAGCTTGTACACACGCTCCCCTTTCAGAAGATATAGGAAGAGTGAAACTCCCCCGTTTGTTACGGAAACGAATTGGAGAGAATCTGCAAATTGATATGGTAGCCGGAACTGACTTTCCACAGGATCTGACTCCTTACTCTTTGGTAATCCATTGCGGAGCATGTATGTTCAATCGTAAATACGTACTTAGCCGCATCGAACGTGCTCGGGAGCAACACATTCCTATGACGAATTATGGAGTAGCGATTGCTTTCCTCAATGGAATACTAGATCAAATAAAATATTAA
- a CDS encoding tyrosine-type recombinase/integrase codes for MLKVLTFMKQVANGLQVEGNFGTAHVYRSSLNAIIAYSGKVDFTFDEVSPEWLKGFEVYLRSRGCSWNTVSTYLRTFRAVYNRAVDLRKASYVPHLFRSVYTGTRADHKRALGDEDMKKVFAKLSRTSGVPLAVYQAQELFILMFSLRGMPFVDLAYLRKSDLRDNVITYRRRKTGRPLSVTLTPEAMILVKKYMNRDPSSPYLFPLLKSREGTKEAYREYQLALRSFNQQLMLLGELLGLSDKLSSYTARHTWATTAYYCEIHPGIISEAMGHSSITVTETYLKPFRSKKIDEANKQVLDFVKRSVVGVSA; via the coding sequence ATGTTGAAAGTATTAACATTTATGAAGCAGGTAGCTAACGGGCTACAGGTGGAGGGAAACTTCGGTACTGCACACGTTTATCGTAGCAGTCTGAATGCCATCATTGCTTATAGTGGGAAAGTGGACTTCACCTTTGATGAAGTGAGTCCGGAGTGGTTAAAGGGATTTGAAGTATATCTTCGCAGTCGTGGTTGCAGTTGGAACACCGTTTCCACTTATTTGCGCACGTTTCGTGCGGTTTACAATCGTGCCGTTGATCTTCGGAAAGCTTCTTATGTACCTCATCTGTTCCGTTCTGTTTATACCGGTACTCGTGCCGACCATAAACGTGCATTGGGCGATGAAGATATGAAAAAGGTATTTGCAAAATTGTCTCGTACGTCCGGTGTGCCATTAGCGGTATATCAGGCGCAAGAGTTATTTATTCTGATGTTTTCGCTTCGTGGTATGCCATTTGTGGATCTCGCTTATTTGCGTAAGAGTGATTTGCGTGATAACGTAATAACGTATCGCAGACGTAAGACAGGACGGCCATTGTCAGTGACATTGACTCCCGAAGCGATGATCCTGGTGAAGAAGTATATGAATCGTGATCCTTCTTCTCCTTATTTGTTTCCATTGTTGAAAAGCCGTGAAGGAACCAAAGAGGCGTATCGCGAATATCAGTTGGCATTGCGCAGCTTTAACCAACAGTTGATGTTGCTAGGTGAATTATTGGGATTATCCGATAAGTTGAGCTCGTACACCGCCCGCCATACCTGGGCTACGACAGCTTATTATTGTGAAATCCATCCGGGCATTATCTCCGAAGCGATGGGACATTCGTCTATCACCGTCACTGAAACCTATCTGAAACCTTTCCGAAGTAAGAAAATTGATGAAGCAAATAAACAAGTTCTTGACTTCGTGAAACGCTCTGTTGTAGGTGTAAGCGCTTGA
- the hydE gene encoding [FeFe] hydrogenase H-cluster radical SAM maturase HydE produces MKQWIDKLRQERTLTPEEFRQLLTGCDAEILRYINKQAQEVALLHFGNKIYIRGLIEISNCCRNNCYYCGIRKGNPNIERYRLSRESILNCCKQGYELGFRTFVLQGGEDPALTNDQIEMTVARIRQEYPDCAITLSLGEKSREAYERFFRAGANRYLLRHETYNELHYRQLHPAEMSDKRRLQCLADLKEIGYQTGTGIMVGSPGQTVEHIIEDLLFIEKLRPEMIGIGPFLPHHDTPFAEYPSGTAEQTILLLSIFRLMHPSALIPATTALATLIPDGRERGILAGANVVMPNLSPREERRKYELYNDKASLGAESAEGLAALQKQLKTIGYEISTERGDFKYTTENI; encoded by the coding sequence ATGAAACAATGGATCGATAAACTACGACAGGAAAGAACACTGACACCGGAAGAGTTCCGGCAACTGTTGACCGGATGTGACGCAGAAATTCTGCGTTACATCAATAAACAGGCGCAGGAAGTCGCACTCCTCCACTTCGGAAATAAGATTTATATCCGCGGACTGATTGAAATCAGTAACTGCTGCCGGAACAACTGTTATTACTGTGGTATCCGAAAAGGGAATCCGAATATCGAACGTTACCGGTTAAGCCGAGAGAGTATACTGAACTGTTGCAAACAGGGCTATGAACTGGGATTCCGCACCTTTGTATTACAAGGAGGAGAAGATCCTGCACTAACAAACGATCAGATAGAAATGACTGTTGCCCGTATCAGACAGGAGTATCCGGATTGTGCTATTACGCTGTCACTCGGTGAAAAATCACGTGAGGCATACGAACGTTTCTTCCGTGCCGGAGCCAACCGTTATCTGTTACGTCACGAAACTTATAATGAGTTGCATTACCGGCAACTGCATCCAGCGGAAATGTCCGACAAACGACGCCTGCAATGTTTAGCGGATTTGAAAGAGATCGGTTATCAGACAGGAACCGGAATTATGGTCGGCAGTCCGGGACAAACAGTAGAGCATATCATTGAGGATCTATTGTTTATAGAAAAGCTACGCCCGGAAATGATTGGCATCGGGCCTTTCCTGCCCCATCATGATACACCTTTTGCCGAATATCCCAGCGGAACGGCGGAACAGACGATTCTTCTATTATCCATTTTCCGCCTGATGCATCCGTCCGCATTGATTCCGGCAACAACAGCCCTTGCCACTCTCATTCCTGATGGCAGGGAACGGGGTATTTTAGCAGGTGCGAATGTGGTTATGCCTAACTTGTCTCCTCGAGAGGAACGGAGAAAATATGAATTATATAATGACAAAGCTTCACTCGGAGCGGAATCTGCCGAAGGGCTGGCTGCCTTACAAAAGCAATTGAAAACCATCGGCTACGAGATTTCTACCGAAAGAGGCGACTTTAAGTACACTACAGAGAATATATGA
- a CDS encoding NUDIX hydrolase has product MEEKNKAWKTVSSKYLFRRPWLTVRCEDMLLPNGNHIPEYYILEYPDWVNTIAITKDGQFVFVRQYRPGIERTCYELCAGVCEKEDASPLVSAQRELWEETGYGKGNWQEYMVISANPSTHTNLTYCFLATDVELIDHQHLEATEDITVHLLTLEEVRSLLDKNEIMQALNAAPLWKYIANL; this is encoded by the coding sequence ATGGAAGAGAAGAATAAAGCCTGGAAAACGGTAAGTAGCAAATATTTATTTCGCCGTCCGTGGCTGACTGTGCGTTGCGAAGATATGTTACTTCCCAATGGGAACCATATCCCCGAGTATTATATCCTTGAGTATCCCGACTGGGTAAATACCATTGCCATTACCAAAGATGGTCAATTCGTTTTTGTCCGCCAGTACCGTCCGGGAATCGAACGAACTTGTTATGAACTCTGTGCCGGTGTCTGCGAGAAGGAAGATGCTTCGCCGTTGGTGTCCGCCCAGCGTGAATTGTGGGAAGAAACGGGCTACGGAAAAGGAAACTGGCAAGAGTATATGGTGATTTCCGCTAATCCGAGCACTCATACCAATCTGACTTACTGCTTTCTTGCCACAGACGTGGAACTGATAGACCATCAGCATCTGGAAGCTACTGAAGATATCACCGTCCATCTGCTCACATTGGAAGAGGTGAGAAGTCTGCTCGATAAGAACGAAATTATGCAAGCGCTGAATGCTGCTCCATTATGGAAATATATCGCAAATCTGTAA